From Saimiri boliviensis isolate mSaiBol1 chromosome 9, mSaiBol1.pri, whole genome shotgun sequence, a single genomic window includes:
- the ADRM1 gene encoding LOW QUALITY PROTEIN: proteasomal ubiquitin receptor ADRM1 (The sequence of the model RefSeq protein was modified relative to this genomic sequence to represent the inferred CDS: deleted 1 base in 1 codon; substituted 1 base at 1 genomic stop codon): MATSGALFPSLVPGSRGASSKYLVEFRAGKMSLKGTTVTPDKRKGLVYIQQTDDSLIHFCWKDRTSGNVKTXDLIIFPDDCEFKRVPQCPSGRVYVLKFKAGSKRLFFWMQEPKTDQDEEHCRKVNEYLNNPPMPGALGASGSGGHELSALGGEGGLQSLLGNMSHSQLMQLIGPAGLGGLGGLGALTGPGLASLLGSGGPPGSSSSSSSRSQSAAVTPSSTTSSTRATPAPSAPAAASATSPSPAPSSGNGASTAGSPTQPIQLSDLQSILATMNVPAGPAGSQQVDLASVLTPEIMAPILANSDVQERLLPYLPSGESLPQTADEIQNTLTSPQFQQALGMFSAALASGQLGPLMCQFGLPAEAVEAANKGDVEAFAKAMQNSAKPEQKEGDAKDKKDEEEDMSLD, translated from the exons ATGGCGACCTCAGGCGCGCTCTTCCCAAGCCTGGTGCCCGGCTCTCGGGGCGCCTCCAGCAAGTACCTGGTGGAGTTCCGGGCGGGAAAGATGTCCCTGAAGGGGACCACCGTGACCCCGGACAAGCGGAAAGGGCTGGTGTACATCCAGCAGACGGACGACTCGCTCATTCACTTCTGCTGGAAGGACAGGACGTCCGGGAACGTGAAGACGTGA GACCTGATCATCTTCCCTGACGACTGTGAG TTCAAGCGGGTGCCGCAGTGCCCCAGCGGGAGGGTCTACGTGCTCAAGTTCAAGGCAGGGTCCAAGCGGCTTTTCTTCTGGATGCAG GAACCCAAGACAGACCAGGATGAGGAGCACTGTCGGAAAGTCAACGAGTACCTGAATAACCCCCCGATGCCCGGGGCGCTGGGGGCCAGCGGGAGCGGCGGCCACGAGCTCTCTGCGCTAGGCG GTGAGGGCGGCCTGCAGAGCCTGCTGGGGAACATGAGCCACAGCCAGCTGATGCAGCTCATCGGACCAGCCGGCCTCGGAGGACTGG GTGGGCTGGGGGCCCTGACGGGACCTGGCCTGGCCAGCTTGCTGGGGAGCGGCGGGCCTCCGGGGAGCAGCTCCTCCTCCAG CTCCCGGAGCCAGTCAGCAGCGGTCACCCCGTCATCCACCACCTCTTCCACCCGTGCCACCCCGGCCCCTTCGGCTCCAGCAGCCGCCTCGGCAACCAGCCCGAGCCCCGCGCCCAGTTCCGGTAACGGAGCCAGCACAGCCGGCAGCCCGACCCAGCCCATCCAGCTGAGCGACCTGCAGAGCATCCTGGCCACCATGAATGTGCCGGCCGGGCCGGCAGGCAGCCAGCAAG TGGACCTGGCCAGTGTGCTGACGCCGGAGATCATGGCTCCCATCCTCGCCAACTCAGACGTCCAGGAGCGCCTGCTTCCCTACCTGCCATCTGGGGAGTCGCTGCCGCAGACCGCAGATGAGATTCAGAACACCCTGACCTCGCCCCAGTTCCAGCAG GCCCTGGGCATGTTCAGTGCGGCCTTGGCCTCAGGGCAGCTGGGCCCCCTCATGTGCCAGTTcggtctgcctgcagaggccgtGGAGGCCGCCAACAAGGGCG ATGTGGAAGCGTTTGCCAAAGCCATGCAGAACAGCGCCAAGCCCGAGCAGAAAGAGGGCGACGCGAAGGACAagaaggacgaggaggaggaCATGAGCCTGGACTGA